A window of the Desulforapulum autotrophicum HRM2 genome harbors these coding sequences:
- a CDS encoding DUF1835 domain-containing protein: protein MSKVFHITSGDIAGENLAKAGLPGEIFVWHDILYDGPRQPGWPSENILKARSLFLEEFTAGGLDRDYILKTLHNQYQKLAEAGSHGKIMLWFDACLFDQSMLSHLLACLALKGIQKAELLCINSFPGIEPFHGLGQLQPEQFASLYNKRQPIANEQFRFAAIVDKAFATQDTALLTKLSQMVNPPLPWTPAAVTRWLQEQPDSITGLGRLESLALEAIQNGCETPDKIFQSVSTADIPPHFWGDTTLWTKINGLADRDPPLIGIEGPTKKLPQWESQISLKEFKIKLLPNHSFHR, encoded by the coding sequence ATGAGCAAGGTCTTTCACATTACTAGCGGAGACATCGCTGGTGAAAATTTGGCAAAAGCTGGTCTACCGGGTGAAATCTTCGTCTGGCATGACATTCTTTATGATGGACCTCGGCAGCCAGGTTGGCCGAGTGAAAATATTTTAAAAGCCCGTTCACTGTTTCTGGAGGAGTTCACTGCAGGTGGTCTGGACAGGGATTACATATTAAAGACCCTGCATAATCAATATCAAAAATTAGCGGAAGCAGGATCCCATGGCAAAATAATGTTGTGGTTTGATGCGTGCCTTTTTGATCAGTCCATGCTTTCCCATCTTCTTGCATGCTTAGCTCTCAAAGGAATTCAGAAAGCAGAACTTCTTTGTATCAACTCATTTCCCGGAATAGAACCATTTCATGGACTGGGGCAACTACAACCTGAGCAATTTGCATCCCTCTATAATAAACGACAACCTATCGCAAACGAACAATTCAGGTTTGCAGCCATTGTTGATAAAGCATTCGCAACCCAGGACACTGCTCTACTCACCAAATTATCACAAATGGTCAACCCGCCTTTGCCTTGGACCCCAGCCGCAGTAACACGGTGGCTACAGGAACAGCCGGATTCAATAACTGGCTTGGGAAGACTGGAAAGCCTTGCCCTCGAAGCAATTCAAAACGGTTGTGAAACACCGGATAAAATTTTCCAGTCAGTTTCTACTGCTGATATACCACCGCACTTTTGGGGTGATACAACACTATGGACAAAAATTAATGGGTTAGCGGACCGTGATCCTCCTCTCATAGGGATTGAAGGCCCTACAAAAAAGTTGCCCCAATGGGAAAGTCAGATCTCACTGAAGGAGTTCAAGATAAAACTGTTACCAAACCACTCGTTCCACAGATGA
- a CDS encoding SEC-C metal-binding domain-containing protein, whose translation MNENTGKVSLSFVKDGCEQNYECTFSACINPACTCRTIDIDLTPLPGQDNGSLPIPCRRVGIDLNGRKTYTSPPKKLLPEEKAFGDLLLSQLGDDDFQFLEMKHFAYKNKITETANINEIEGYFEYEEVERDGLMYAYNGVLPFGDQILVNVRGESYLIVDQFCLLPKCKCTDANLDLVPVGEDAMAADPWCSFRLTYAKKQWTGMEDFPPPIPLEEIRFAIEQQHPDFYKQLRTRHEKLKKIYLNNRRKNYLPPQPVKALKTGRNDPCPCGSGKKYKKCCLKSTPSVELPDSRMDISSFPFPGQFKL comes from the coding sequence ATGAACGAAAATACGGGTAAAGTATCTCTTTCCTTTGTAAAAGACGGCTGTGAACAAAACTATGAATGCACTTTTTCCGCTTGTATAAACCCGGCCTGCACATGCCGGACCATTGACATTGACCTGACACCCCTACCGGGTCAGGACAATGGGTCTCTGCCTATCCCTTGCCGCAGGGTGGGAATCGATCTGAACGGGAGAAAGACGTACACATCACCCCCAAAAAAGTTGCTGCCTGAGGAAAAGGCTTTTGGAGACCTGCTTTTGTCCCAGTTGGGAGATGACGATTTTCAATTTTTGGAAATGAAGCATTTTGCCTATAAAAACAAGATCACCGAAACGGCGAATATCAATGAAATAGAGGGCTATTTTGAATACGAGGAAGTCGAACGGGATGGGTTGATGTATGCTTACAACGGTGTTTTGCCTTTTGGTGACCAGATCCTGGTCAATGTAAGGGGAGAGAGCTACCTTATTGTGGACCAGTTCTGCCTGTTGCCCAAATGTAAATGCACCGACGCAAACCTTGATCTTGTACCGGTCGGGGAAGATGCAATGGCAGCTGATCCCTGGTGTTCATTTCGGTTGACGTATGCAAAAAAGCAGTGGACCGGGATGGAAGATTTTCCTCCTCCCATACCCCTGGAAGAGATTCGATTTGCCATTGAGCAACAGCACCCAGACTTTTACAAACAGCTGAGAACACGCCATGAAAAATTGAAAAAAATCTATTTAAACAACCGCAGGAAAAATTACTTGCCGCCACAGCCCGTCAAAGCGCTGAAGACTGGCAGAAACGATCCCTGCCCCTGCGGCAGCGGTAAAAAATATAAAAAATGTTGTTTAAAGTCCACTCCATCGGTTGAACTCCCAGACAGCCGGATGGATATTTCCAGCTTTCCTTTTCCTGGACAATTTAAATTATGA
- a CDS encoding IS1634 family transposase has protein sequence MKELPEIDGFTVQHLPIISSYARKIGIIDIINTLVPTEMGIDAGTVILGMVLDTLTGRSPLYRLNTFFKNQDTELLLGKKTDPRKFSDYTVGRVLDRIYEYGAMKVFSEISLRALDYFNIDRSHVSFDTTSVTVQGDYPLYSKDADNSKTMTITYGHSKDHRPDLKQFLVKMLCVDRTIPVFGQTEDGNASDKTINNEVLSSISKYMAENGIKKEGFIYIADSAMVTRKNMEKIGDEIRFISRLPATYKECSRLIQKSIVEDNWTDLGKLSDTTETQNRPAAVYKACESEAILYGRSYRAVVVHSSAHDKRRQNRIDRELKNEHTELSKRIKILSKQEFFCHADAEKAAIEMSEAKHVFYKPVTQVVEIPKYKRGRPKKDGSRALDKMMYSISCELAETEAVENLKKETGCFVLLCNVDRDGQKGYSSYDILRTYKDQYGIEQNFGFIKNTPIVNSIFLKKAERIEVLALVLLLSLLIWRLIEYNMRRYAKKENKDLPGWNKRRTFKPTSFMLMISFQYLMILKIGNHRRLNRPLSTKQLEYLKALGLKSQIFTTPGG, from the coding sequence ATGAAAGAATTACCAGAAATAGATGGGTTTACCGTTCAACATCTTCCAATCATTTCTTCATATGCCCGTAAAATAGGGATAATTGATATAATAAACACCCTGGTCCCCACTGAAATGGGGATTGATGCCGGGACAGTTATTCTTGGAATGGTACTCGATACCTTAACCGGAAGAAGCCCCTTGTACAGACTGAATACATTTTTTAAAAATCAGGACACCGAGCTTCTTTTGGGAAAAAAGACAGACCCCCGAAAATTTTCTGATTATACCGTTGGACGTGTATTGGACAGGATATACGAATACGGTGCAATGAAGGTTTTCTCAGAGATTTCCCTACGAGCCTTAGATTATTTCAACATAGACCGTAGCCATGTAAGTTTTGATACAACCTCGGTAACTGTCCAGGGGGACTACCCTTTGTATTCCAAAGATGCCGATAACAGTAAAACCATGACGATCACCTACGGCCACAGCAAGGACCACAGGCCTGATTTGAAGCAGTTCTTGGTTAAAATGCTCTGTGTTGATCGCACCATTCCGGTATTTGGTCAAACTGAAGATGGAAATGCATCAGACAAAACCATCAACAATGAGGTGCTTTCATCCATATCAAAATACATGGCGGAAAATGGAATCAAGAAAGAAGGATTTATTTACATTGCTGATTCTGCAATGGTTACCCGAAAAAACATGGAAAAGATCGGAGATGAAATTAGGTTTATCAGCCGTCTGCCTGCAACCTACAAGGAGTGTTCCCGCCTGATCCAAAAAAGCATCGTTGAGGACAATTGGACTGATCTTGGGAAATTGTCTGATACCACGGAAACCCAAAACCGACCGGCCGCTGTGTATAAAGCATGTGAATCGGAAGCGATCTTGTATGGTCGATCATACAGGGCGGTTGTGGTTCATTCAAGCGCCCACGATAAAAGACGGCAAAATCGAATTGATCGAGAGCTGAAGAATGAGCATACAGAACTTTCGAAAAGAATCAAAATCTTGTCAAAGCAGGAGTTCTTCTGCCATGCGGATGCTGAGAAAGCGGCTATAGAGATGAGCGAAGCAAAACATGTTTTTTATAAACCCGTCACCCAGGTTGTTGAAATCCCGAAATATAAACGGGGACGGCCCAAAAAAGACGGCTCCCGGGCATTGGACAAAATGATGTACAGTATCTCTTGTGAATTGGCCGAGACCGAAGCTGTGGAAAATCTCAAAAAAGAAACTGGATGTTTTGTCCTGTTGTGCAATGTGGACAGGGACGGCCAGAAAGGATACAGTTCCTACGATATCCTCCGGACGTACAAAGATCAATATGGGATCGAGCAAAACTTTGGTTTCATAAAGAACACACCGATCGTGAATTCGATTTTTCTAAAAAAAGCTGAACGTATAGAGGTGCTGGCCCTTGTTCTTCTCCTGTCTCTTTTGATCTGGCGTCTTATCGAATATAACATGAGACGATATGCGAAAAAAGAGAACAAGGATCTTCCCGGCTGGAATAAAAGAAGAACTTTCAAACCCACCTCGTTTATGCTGATGATAAGTTTTCAGTATCTGATGATTTTAAAAATCGGGAATCACAGACGACTGAACAGACCCTTATCCACGAAGCAATTAGAATATTTAAAGGCGTTGGGCCTGAAGTCTCAAATATTCACAACTCCCGGCGGATAA
- the trhA gene encoding PAQR family membrane homeostasis protein TrhA: MKNSKTTKQQIDDVSDPAVQSLGEEIANSITHGIGAALSIAALAILLVSASGNGDTLRVVSYSVYGSSLIILYLSSTLYHSFSHGRIKQFFKVMDHSSIYLLIAGSYTPIVLVSIPGAWGWTVFGIVWAMAVAGIITKIFLTGKYDKISVLFYIAMGWLIVIAIKPMLQTVPLKLLVWLLIGGLSYTLGIIFYAWEKMPYNHAVWHLFVLGGSITHFFGILFYLTEE, translated from the coding sequence ATGAAAAACAGCAAAACGACAAAACAGCAGATTGATGATGTTTCAGACCCGGCAGTTCAGAGCTTGGGGGAAGAAATTGCAAACAGTATTACACATGGAATCGGCGCAGCATTGAGTATTGCAGCTCTTGCTATTTTGCTTGTTTCTGCTTCTGGGAATGGTGATACGTTGAGAGTCGTCAGCTATAGTGTATACGGAAGCTCCCTGATTATTCTGTATTTATCATCCACCTTGTATCATAGCTTTTCCCATGGACGAATAAAACAATTCTTCAAAGTAATGGATCACTCTTCAATTTATTTACTAATCGCTGGATCATATACCCCTATCGTTTTAGTTTCAATTCCTGGGGCGTGGGGATGGACTGTCTTCGGAATTGTCTGGGCAATGGCTGTGGCTGGTATTATTACAAAGATCTTCCTAACAGGGAAATACGATAAAATTTCTGTTTTATTTTATATTGCCATGGGTTGGCTCATTGTCATTGCTATAAAACCAATGTTGCAAACAGTCCCGTTGAAATTACTTGTCTGGCTTCTTATTGGCGGGTTGTCATACACCCTCGGGATTATATTTTATGCATGGGAAAAAATGCCATATAATCATGCGGTTTGGCATCTTTTTGTTCTGGGAGGGAGTATCACACATTTTTTCGGGATACTTTTTTATTTGACGGAAGAATAA
- a CDS encoding FAD binding domain-containing protein, which produces MNIKPPPEIGISTLRPDAFTKVKGVERFTIDRPCIVQSRKTEAFLCGSPLEPEVLEMAAELARVAVSPISDVRATKAYRRDVAGRLLMRMDQAVQGAS; this is translated from the coding sequence ATGAATATAAAGCCACCACCTGAAATCGGAATTTCAACACTAAGACCCGACGCATTCACCAAGGTCAAGGGTGTTGAAAGATTCACCATAGACCGGCCCTGCATTGTTCAAAGCCGGAAAACCGAGGCCTTTTTATGTGGCAGCCCCCTGGAGCCAGAAGTATTGGAAATGGCTGCAGAGCTGGCAAGGGTTGCGGTTTCACCTATCTCAGATGTCCGGGCCACTAAAGCCTATCGGCGGGATGTGGCCGGCAGACTGTTGATGAGGATGGACCAGGCTGTCCAGGGAGCGAGTTGA
- a CDS encoding MFS transporter → MDNAKPDRLWTWPFVVLLAITFLTYANISVFFEFYAYLETCPIDPAWFGTIIGIFAAVSLVVRPLVSPFFQPGNARSFLILGAVMVILALAGYSTTQGLWGLMGVRIFHGLAFVVMGSALTALMMAHVPPKGSARFFGILSIVILIPNTLVPPLLPVLTGLAKGLPGVLLGFAGFTALVFFLLPLVPGENAGKGGIAQTQALTRAEIIQNLTDARVLILLSAMFCMYCGHALVFFFLDGFSKTMGIAHAGLFLTLSTAGEIGVRLVGGMGEPAMNHTFHPGNMAFQQWARFCRSGSRKAAPPVRP, encoded by the coding sequence ATGGACAATGCCAAGCCGGATCGACTGTGGACCTGGCCCTTTGTGGTGCTGCTGGCCATCACCTTCCTGACCTATGCCAATATCTCGGTCTTTTTTGAATTTTATGCCTACCTGGAAACCTGCCCCATTGATCCGGCCTGGTTCGGCACCATCATCGGGATCTTTGCCGCGGTCTCCCTGGTGGTCCGTCCCCTGGTCAGCCCCTTTTTCCAGCCGGGCAATGCCCGGAGTTTTTTGATCCTGGGCGCGGTCATGGTGATCCTGGCCCTGGCCGGCTACAGCACGACCCAGGGACTTTGGGGACTGATGGGGGTCCGGATCTTTCACGGCCTGGCCTTTGTAGTCATGGGCTCGGCCCTGACCGCCCTGATGATGGCCCATGTGCCCCCCAAAGGCTCGGCCCGGTTTTTTGGTATCCTTTCCATTGTGATCCTCATTCCCAATACCTTGGTCCCGCCCCTGCTGCCTGTCCTCACCGGGCTCGCCAAGGGCTTGCCCGGGGTGCTTCTGGGATTTGCAGGGTTCACCGCCCTGGTCTTTTTTTTGCTGCCCCTGGTTCCCGGAGAAAATGCAGGAAAAGGAGGAATTGCCCAGACCCAGGCCCTGACCCGGGCGGAAATCATACAGAACCTCACCGATGCCAGGGTGCTGATCCTGCTGTCAGCCATGTTCTGCATGTACTGCGGCCATGCGTTGGTTTTCTTCTTTCTGGACGGATTCAGCAAAACCATGGGCATTGCCCATGCCGGCCTGTTTTTGACCCTGTCCACCGCAGGAGAAATCGGGGTCCGCCTTGTGGGGGGAATGGGAGAGCCTGCTATGAATCACACTTTTCACCCTGGGAACATGGCTTTTCAACAATGGGCCAGGTTTTGTCGTTCAGGGTCAAGGAAAGCTGCCCCTCCCGTTCGTCCATGA
- a CDS encoding iron-sulfur cluster assembly accessory protein has product MTSDIKQIIIPRDKAVFWMDKNGVWHNEHGRFEHPKLIAYFNASIRKDDMGYHVYQLTDEFEEKVYFRHEDTALFVVDINVSKGSLVLNNGTKMTLCPEQLYTANDALYLETGEHTIKFTDRALVKLSKFMDEREGQLSLTLNDKTWPIVEKPCSQGEKCDS; this is encoded by the coding sequence ATGACTTCAGACATTAAGCAGATCATCATACCCAGGGACAAGGCGGTATTCTGGATGGACAAAAACGGGGTGTGGCACAACGAACACGGTCGGTTTGAACATCCAAAGCTGATCGCCTACTTTAACGCCTCCATCCGCAAAGACGACATGGGTTACCATGTGTACCAGCTCACGGACGAGTTTGAGGAAAAGGTCTATTTCCGCCATGAAGACACGGCGCTTTTTGTGGTTGACATCAATGTCTCAAAGGGGAGCCTGGTTCTGAACAACGGGACAAAAATGACCCTCTGCCCGGAGCAGCTCTACACGGCAAACGATGCACTTTACCTTGAAACCGGAGAGCACACCATTAAATTTACAGACCGGGCCCTTGTAAAATTGTCAAAGTTCATGGACGAACGGGAGGGGCAGCTTTCCTTGACCCTGAACGACAAAACCTGGCCCATTGTTGAAAAGCCATGTTCCCAGGGTGAAAAGTGTGATTCATAG
- a CDS encoding ABC-ATPase domain-containing protein: MNDKTELVRRLDQVNGKGYKAYQILKGNYRFDGFELFIDHVQTDPYATPSRMRVRVDRSATGFGPGLTSNKSRNIALCDFLTRSFSDHCRDKATQERGTGKSGLITIDRPGQEILEHSAMVVTPEYVEARFFMGLPASDRRIASKDATVMFIRVLPDIVAGSLFMDRADSGRVHRHIEAVEDADFLRSRLDALGLVAFVANGSLLPRASGIDDAPLKNGSIVPFISPEAFEVRVDFPNQKGIVGLGIPKGVTLIVGGGFHGKSTLLKALAAGVYNHVPGDGRERVVTGAGAVKIRAAEGRNIEKTDISAFINHLPQGKSTTIFSTANASGSTSQAAAICEALEAGASALLLDEDTCATNFMVRDMLMQHLVAKENEPITPFIDRVEALYRERGVSTVLVTGGSGDYLGVADHVIQMKDFTCLDVTARARGIFERHRSKRKNEARGKLPDPGARIPLNTSINPRTAAGRKRIKSRGRRAILLGDDLVDMGDVEQIVHPSQTRALAWALVHAGRYMDANMSLKQVITAVDEALEHEGLDMLMPFVAGDLARFRSLELAAAINRMRTLSIKHELFERLT; this comes from the coding sequence ATGAATGACAAAACAGAGCTTGTAAGGCGCCTTGATCAGGTCAACGGCAAGGGGTACAAGGCCTATCAAATCTTAAAGGGCAATTACCGGTTTGACGGATTTGAACTGTTCATCGATCATGTTCAGACAGACCCCTATGCCACCCCGAGCAGGATGCGGGTTCGGGTTGACCGGTCCGCAACAGGTTTTGGTCCTGGCCTGACATCAAACAAAAGCCGGAATATTGCCCTTTGTGACTTTCTGACCCGCAGTTTTTCTGACCATTGCCGGGACAAGGCAACCCAGGAACGGGGGACGGGAAAGAGCGGTCTGATCACCATTGATCGACCCGGGCAGGAGATCCTTGAGCATTCAGCCATGGTGGTGACCCCGGAGTATGTTGAGGCAAGGTTTTTCATGGGCCTTCCGGCGTCTGACCGCAGGATCGCCTCAAAGGATGCAACGGTCATGTTTATCCGTGTGCTGCCCGACATCGTTGCCGGTTCGCTTTTCATGGACAGAGCAGATTCCGGCAGGGTGCACCGGCATATTGAAGCGGTAGAGGATGCTGATTTTCTGAGGTCCAGGCTTGACGCCCTGGGACTTGTCGCTTTTGTGGCAAACGGTTCGCTGTTACCCCGGGCCAGTGGCATCGACGATGCTCCTTTGAAAAATGGGTCCATTGTTCCGTTTATCTCTCCTGAAGCTTTTGAGGTGAGGGTGGATTTTCCCAACCAGAAAGGGATCGTGGGCCTTGGCATTCCCAAGGGGGTGACCTTGATCGTGGGGGGTGGGTTCCACGGAAAATCCACCCTGTTAAAGGCCCTGGCCGCAGGCGTTTACAATCATGTCCCAGGAGATGGCCGGGAGCGGGTGGTGACCGGGGCAGGTGCCGTGAAGATCCGGGCCGCAGAGGGCAGAAATATCGAGAAAACCGATATCTCAGCATTTATCAACCACCTGCCGCAAGGAAAATCAACCACGATTTTTTCCACGGCCAATGCCAGCGGCAGTACCTCCCAGGCTGCGGCCATCTGCGAAGCCCTGGAGGCAGGGGCCTCAGCATTGCTCCTTGACGAGGACACCTGTGCGACAAATTTCATGGTCCGGGATATGTTGATGCAGCACCTTGTGGCAAAAGAGAACGAGCCCATCACCCCTTTTATCGACAGGGTCGAAGCCCTTTACCGGGAGAGGGGCGTGTCCACGGTGCTTGTGACGGGCGGTTCAGGTGACTACCTTGGCGTTGCCGACCATGTCATTCAGATGAAGGATTTCACCTGCCTGGATGTCACGGCCCGGGCCAGGGGCATTTTTGAACGCCACAGGTCAAAGAGAAAAAATGAGGCCCGGGGTAAACTGCCCGACCCAGGGGCGAGGATCCCCCTGAATACGAGCATCAATCCCCGGACAGCAGCGGGAAGAAAACGGATAAAGAGCCGGGGCCGGCGGGCCATACTTCTGGGTGATGACCTGGTCGATATGGGGGACGTGGAGCAGATCGTTCATCCTTCCCAGACCCGGGCCCTGGCCTGGGCCCTTGTCCATGCAGGGAGGTACATGGACGCAAATATGAGCCTCAAGCAGGTGATAACGGCAGTTGACGAAGCCCTTGAACACGAAGGGCTGGACATGCTCATGCCCTTTGTGGCAGGTGATCTTGCAAGGTTTAGATCCCTTGAACTCGCCGCTGCCATCAACCGCATGAGAACACTCAGCATTAAACACGAATTATTTGAAAGGTTGACCTAA
- a CDS encoding NADH:flavin oxidoreductase/NADH oxidase family protein: protein MEKRTKQSMTETIDLASPFKLPCGAVIPNRFLKSAMSEQLGTRHHDPVPGLARVYERWAKGGVGLNMSGNIMIDRTALGEPKNVVLDDQSDLAAFRNWTRAATTCGSHFWAQLNHPGKQIPSFLAKEPVAPSAVPLGRGLEKAFNTPRALEESEILEIIQRFAAAAALAKEAGFTGVQIHGAHGYLVSQFLSPRHNQREDQWGGCLENRMRFVLEIYRAIRERVGAAFPVGIKLNSADFMKDGFSETDSMAVVDQLAQAGMDLIEISGGTYENPSMMGSLKNQVKESTRNREAYFMDYAEKVRRVATAPLAVTGGFRSARGMQAALDSGATDFVGLARPLVLVPDLPQRVLADPDYTLDLASPTTGIKNLDKSLGIGLVWFEQQIHRMARGKDPKKNLSAWRTVWMQLAGMGATSFKRRRA, encoded by the coding sequence TTGGAAAAAAGGACAAAACAATCCATGACCGAAACCATCGATTTAGCCTCTCCCTTTAAACTGCCCTGCGGTGCAGTCATCCCCAACCGTTTCTTGAAATCGGCCATGAGCGAACAGCTTGGCACACGACACCACGATCCTGTACCCGGTCTTGCCCGGGTTTATGAACGCTGGGCCAAAGGTGGTGTTGGCCTGAACATGTCCGGTAATATCATGATTGACCGGACCGCCCTTGGCGAACCGAAAAATGTGGTGCTGGACGATCAAAGTGACCTTGCTGCCTTTCGTAACTGGACACGGGCGGCCACAACCTGCGGTTCACATTTCTGGGCACAGTTGAATCATCCAGGTAAACAGATTCCTTCGTTTCTGGCCAAAGAACCTGTGGCACCTTCGGCTGTTCCCCTGGGACGAGGGCTTGAAAAGGCGTTCAACACCCCCCGGGCACTTGAAGAATCTGAAATCCTGGAAATTATCCAGCGGTTTGCCGCTGCAGCTGCCCTGGCAAAGGAGGCTGGTTTTACCGGGGTTCAGATCCACGGGGCCCACGGCTACCTTGTCAGCCAGTTTCTTTCCCCCCGCCATAACCAGCGGGAGGATCAATGGGGCGGCTGCCTTGAAAACCGTATGCGATTTGTTCTGGAGATCTACAGGGCCATACGTGAACGGGTGGGGGCTGCCTTCCCCGTGGGCATTAAATTGAACTCTGCCGATTTTATGAAAGACGGTTTTTCTGAAACTGACTCCATGGCCGTGGTGGATCAGCTCGCCCAGGCCGGTATGGATTTGATCGAAATTTCAGGAGGCACCTATGAGAATCCTTCCATGATGGGGTCTTTAAAAAACCAGGTCAAGGAGAGTACCCGAAATCGGGAAGCGTATTTCATGGACTATGCGGAAAAGGTGCGCAGGGTGGCCACAGCTCCCCTGGCCGTTACTGGTGGTTTCAGAAGTGCCCGGGGGATGCAGGCAGCCCTTGATTCCGGAGCCACAGATTTTGTGGGCCTTGCCCGGCCCCTTGTCCTCGTGCCTGATTTGCCCCAGAGAGTCCTGGCTGACCCAGATTATACTCTTGATCTTGCTTCCCCGACCACCGGCATTAAAAATCTGGACAAAAGTCTGGGAATCGGCCTTGTCTGGTTTGAGCAGCAGATCCATCGCATGGCCCGGGGAAAGGATCCCAAAAAAAATCTTTCAGCCTGGAGAACCGTGTGGATGCAGTTGGCCGGCATGGGGGCGACTTCGTTTAAACGACGTCGGGCCTGA
- the nfo gene encoding deoxyribonuclease IV, with protein MKYIGAHVSAAGGVENAPKNAGLIGATAFALFTKNQRQWKAKTLTEKSILGFKEACRTLGYGPGQILAHDSYLINLGHPDRESLEKSRAAFVDEMERCQQLGISLLNFHPGSHLGRIDIDPCLATIAASINLALEQTQDVTAVIENTAGQGTNLGFDFSQIRTIIDQVEDKTRVGVCLDTCHSFSAGYDLKSEHGFHQTFETFDRVIGFDYLKGMHLNDSTKAMGSRVDRHASLGQGTLGMAPFERIMKDTRFDNIPLILETPDPSLWASEIQQLRAFL; from the coding sequence ATGAAATACATCGGTGCCCATGTAAGTGCTGCGGGCGGTGTGGAAAATGCCCCGAAAAATGCAGGTCTCATCGGAGCAACCGCCTTTGCATTGTTCACCAAAAACCAGCGCCAGTGGAAGGCAAAAACCCTGACCGAAAAAAGTATTCTGGGATTTAAAGAGGCCTGCAGGACCCTTGGCTATGGTCCGGGCCAGATCCTTGCCCATGACAGCTACCTGATCAACCTGGGGCATCCGGACAGGGAGAGTCTGGAAAAATCAAGGGCCGCCTTTGTGGACGAGATGGAACGGTGCCAGCAGCTGGGCATTTCCCTGCTCAACTTCCATCCCGGAAGCCACCTGGGGCGGATTGACATTGACCCATGCCTTGCCACCATTGCCGCATCCATCAACCTTGCCCTTGAACAGACCCAGGATGTCACTGCTGTCATTGAAAACACGGCAGGCCAGGGAACCAATCTTGGATTTGATTTCTCCCAGATACGAACTATCATAGACCAGGTTGAGGACAAGACCCGGGTCGGGGTGTGCCTTGATACCTGCCACAGTTTTTCCGCAGGGTATGATCTCAAAAGCGAACATGGATTTCACCAGACCTTTGAGACCTTTGACCGGGTGATTGGATTTGATTATCTTAAGGGAATGCACCTCAACGATTCAACAAAAGCCATGGGGTCACGGGTGGACCGCCATGCGAGCCTGGGCCAGGGAACCCTTGGCATGGCACCCTTTGAACGAATCATGAAAGACACCCGGTTTGACAATATTCCCCTGATCCTTGAAACCCCTGACCCCTCCCTGTGGGCGAGCGAAATTCAGCAACTCAGGGCTTTTTTGTAA